Proteins encoded together in one Tripterygium wilfordii isolate XIE 37 chromosome 14, ASM1340144v1, whole genome shotgun sequence window:
- the LOC120014805 gene encoding B3 domain-containing transcription factor VRN1-like, with protein sequence MGSTSIGGDGPSFFKIIVDDILREGKLGIPRKFVKRYGSSIPNSVHLKVPGSPSWPVELSKHGKDVWFQNGWQEFVEYYSLEYGHLLVFEHHGGSSFRVFIYDQSCTEIQYPTICSMEPKQAGEQRESVEERAEDDSRARKTSSLPFSSGHKKARNDLTSQRKSVSTPPPNFRKIDSASKIPEEFVGVQPSSQKEIAASTSRMTSWKTKVVKRAQRLTCQKQSEALQRAPCLRSEHPHFMRVMRKSYVSPTVGLPIPAKFGRKYIGKRHSDVYLCVSDGRKWLTKYKRNANQSIGRLISGWERFVHDNILRVGDVCVFKLIDISEIKLRVCIFRVDDNPNIDMSLGGKICGSGPSGEGKKKKTTSENVEALQRDIAFNSDNPYFPVTLQPSYINRGVGLAIPAEFARKHLTENHSGVTLCVPNGRTWPAQYGRKGYRTAFYNGGWQEFVKDNGIKAGDLCIFELIKVVNEVKFKVFIFQGNGSMSTLSK encoded by the exons ATGGGTTCTACTAGCATAGGAGGTGACGGTCCGTCGTTCTTCAAGATCATTGTTGATGACATTCTTCGAGAAGGAAAGCTT GGGATTCCAAGAAAGTTTGTGAAAAGATATGGAAGTAGCATACCAAACTCAGTGCACCTTAAAGTCCCAGGTAGTCCATCTTGGCCGGTAGAATTGTCAAAACATGGTAAGGATGTTTGGTTTCAAAATGGTTGGCAAGAATTTGTGGAGTATTATTCTCTAGAATACGGGCACTTGCTAGTTTTTGAGCATCACGGAGGTAGCAGTTTTCGTGTGTTTATATACGACCAGAGTTGCACGGAGATCCAATATCCTACTATCTGCAGTATGGAGCCTAAACAAGCTGGAGAACAGAGGGAGTCTGTAGAAGAAAGAGCTGAAGATGATAGCAGAGCAAGAAAGACATCATCCTTACCCTTTTCTAGTGGACACAAGAAGGCAAGAAATGATTTAACTAGTCAAAGAAAGAGCGTTTCAACACCGCCtccaaattttagaaaaatcgaTTCTGCCAGTAAAATTCCGGAAGAATTTGTAG GAGTACAGCCATCCAGCCAAAAGGAGATAGCTGCATCTACATCTAGAATGACAAGTTGGAAGACTAAGGTTGTTAAGAGAGCGCAACGACTGACATGCCAGAAGCAATCTGAAGCTTTGCAAAGAGCACCTTGTTTGCGATCTGAACATCCTCATTTCATGAGGGTCATGCGGAAATCATATGTTTCTCCGACAGTTGGTTTG CCTATACCAGCAAAATTTGGCAGGAAATATATTGGGAAAAGGCATAGTGATGTCTACCTCTGTGTTTCTGACGGCAGAAAATGGTTAACTAAGTACAAGCGCAATGCAAACCAATcaattgggagactcatatctGGCTGGGAACGATTTGTGCATGATAATATTTTAAGAGTTGGTGACGTGTGTGTTTTCAAGTTGATTGACATCTCCGAAATCAAACTGAGGGTTTGTATCTTCCGAGTTGATGACAATCCTAATATTGATATGTCACTTG GTGGGAAGATCTGTGGAAGCGGACCAAGCggggaaggaaaaaagaagaagacgactTCTGAAAATGTTGAAGCTTTACAAAGGGACATTGCTTTCAATTCTGACAATCCTTATTTTCCGGTGACCCTGCAACCATCTTATATTAATAGAGGAGTTGGATTG GCCATACCTGCGGAATTCGCAAGGAAACATCTTACAGAAAATCACAGTGGTGTCACCCTTTGTGTTCCTAATGGAAGAACTTGGCCTGCTCAATACGGACGGAAAGGTTACCGAACAGCTTTCTACAATGGTGGTTGGCAGGAATTTGTGAAAGACAATGGTATCAAAGCGGGTGATCTATGTatctttgagttgattaaggTCGTCAATGAAGTCAAATTCAAAGTTTTTATTTTCCAAG GCAATGGGAGCATGTCTACGTTGTCCAAATAA
- the LOC120015111 gene encoding uncharacterized protein LOC120015111, whose translation MPLTINVPPPPSSAAQLVQDVRNLMTWFGLVQVLTILQAGPMGPTTQPTVLSHRISRESDSPVYLLSESESRCSESDSQCFLVLLRFTTLLIRLCVCFDMSTTRSGRQYNTTESRLEQLMESMSRRMDLLADKVDTVWEHLFPTALNAVDPLVDGANPVDEDSAPDRDSRASSPDSLADPMDLPKQDDLPAPGHNPPPTVLPPPPFPQIRPPLHVLPPRPVPPHLRYPPPRLPPQRHPLPLPRFTEASVRQPEPPPPYPYPPYPHIPPQYPPGPHSTPHNSYGEAYYAPSHPDQVGHPRQYDHYTDVSRRVKLEVSDFSGNMEPNEFKDWLTALEEYLQWYSVPDWSKVQLVKAKLKGAAKVWWLNVEEQQYRLQQPAITDWEIMKARLSKKYLPKNYRALKFRELLNLRQDRSSVDEYAHRFHDLSVRSGVTEDEEQTVTRFINGLNEEIKKHMLSMQLSLTSLEEAHQLAKEIETQMKLSTSRPRPTSFEPKPTDVRGLRNKPESSNMVPGRHNHSGKAVDKPSEGTGPRCYKCNGRGHYAVLCPTKNQKVALVCGNDLPDLTPDMTEETPLQDPAYEEEELEASTLPNCVIRRILTGQARTANSDEHWLRTSIFHTRVEFGTGALDVIIDSGSGMNVVAEDLVNRMRLKTTKHPMPYRVSWVNDTSIPVKLQCLLSFSLGRYKDSVCCDVLPMTACQLLLGRPWLYDHDVSYQGRANTYSFIDKGRRITLKPMRPDSLKIPSNPISCPPKEPCPTKPQVLTMTQFDEACQETQLCLFVLVQPAQSKNTIDLPLDPELSQLLKEHAHIMPEDLPDHLPPMRSIQHAIDLIPGSSLPNLPSYRMNPKEHDELRRQVEGLLSKGFIRESTSPCAVPALLTPKKDGTWRMCVDSRAINKLTIKYRFPIPRIDDLTDQLCGAQVFSKIDLKSGYHQVRIRPGDEWKTAFKTRDGLYEWLVMPFGLSNAPSTFMRLMTHAFRPHIGKFVVIYFDDILVFSKSPSDHISLLRVVFQVLQAEQLFVNRQKCLFLQSQVTFLGFVISDRGIEADPDKIRAIVEWPTPTSTHDVRSFHGLATFYRRFIRGFSAIVAPLTECLKLSTFQWSDATNTAFLDIKTLMTHTPILRMPNFELVFEICCDASHIGIGGVLSQEGHPIAFFSEKLNECRKRYSTYDIELYALVQTVKHWKHYLVYREFILFTDHDSLRHLQSQQKLNARHARWFNFLQQFNFVIKHKAGKDNRVADALSRRNHLLVAFEATITGFEQFPHQYATDVDFAEVWMSITSGDQSTVGNYIIQNGFLFRDLRLCVPSGSIREFLILELHEGGLAGHFGIDKTLSLVEDRFFWPHLRRDVTKVVKQCRVCQINKGGKHNTGLYNPLPVPDHPWEHLSLDFILGLPKTAAGHDSVMVVVDRFSKMAHFVACSRTHDASRIASLFLRDVVRLHGLPLSLVSDRDRKFVSYFWKTLWIKLGTKLKYSSAFHPQTDGQTEVVNRSLGNLLRCLVNGQGSSWDVVLPIAEFAFNSSRNRTIGCSPFEAAYGIQPKAPIDLHELPSKLRPSELALELADHLRSVHADIKRRIILSNDSYKQQADAHRRHVEFQEGDWVLIRLRAERFPQGTYHKLHARKAGPYQIKQRLGPNAYLVELPGTLKISPIFNVEDLTLSSPPVDDSLPTPYLPSASPAEDAPASILDHQFVSTRRGGYDKFLVAWHDKPFSEAVWMTATQIQSTYPGLLERYVNQSSPELIPSSGEGIGAKSDSQCFLVLLRFTTLLIVILVYWIISITCYQGNEALVPVLEFGRDNSLVVGDVCVFELIKRSEIKLKVHIFRVDQDKHIHPSQGHGSRCNRVEHKRNSENNILSECARKKQCCQSRFCDQLASNKDGGGLLNNKEKSAYICNHVLVDGTSPIWKFTDDVGLWRPSKEKVAYFKKKNTFQASRTGFDKLYSLFTRSS comes from the exons ATGCCCCTTACCATTAACGTCCCTCCGCCCCCGTCTTCAGCAGCTCAGCTTGTCCAGGATGTCAGAAATCTAAT GACATGGTTTG GTTTGGTGCAAGTCCTAACAATACTCCAAGCAGGCCCAATGGGCCCGACAACACAGCCCACTGTCCTTAGTCATCGTATAAG TAGAGAGAGTGATTCTCCTGTTTATCTATTATCCGAGAGTGAGTCTCGTTGTTCAGAGAGTGATTCTCAGTGTTTCCTTGTTCTATTGAGGTTTACGACCCTGTTGATT AGGCTTTGCGTGTGCTTCGACATGAGCACCACACGCAGCGGTCGACAGTACAACACCACAGAATCCAGGCTTGAGCAGCTTATGGAATCTATGTCTCGGCGGATGGATTTACTGGCCGACAAAGTAGACACGGTTTGGGAGCACCTCTTCCCTACTGCACTGAACGCGGTAGATCCCCTTGTGGATGGTGCCAACCCTGTTGATGAGGACAGTGCTCCAGATCGCGACAGCCGCGCCTCCAGTCCTGATAGTTTGGCTGACCCAATGGATCTGCCCAAACAGGATGACCTTCCTGCCCCCGGACACAACCCCCCACCCACAGTACTTCCACCACCCCCGTTTCCCCAAATTCGCCCCCCCTTACATGTTCTCCCACCAAGACCAGTTCCTCCACATCTCCGATACCCACCTCCTAGACTTCCTCCCCAACGACATCCCCTACCTCTGCCACGTTTCACTGAAGCCTCGGTACGACAACCAGAACCCCCACCCCCATACCCATACCCTCCATACCCACACATACCCCCACAATATCCACCGGGCCCACACTCTACACCACACAACTCCTATGGTGAAGCTTATTATGCACCTTCCCACCCTGACCAGGTTGGGCATCCTAGACAGTATGATCACTACACCGATGTCTCTCGTCGTGTTAAATTGGAAGTCTCTGATTTCTCAGGCAATATGGAGCCCAACGAGTTTAAAGATTGGTTGACTGCCTTGGAAGAATATCTTCAGTGGTATAGTGTTCCAGATTGGTCCAAGGTCCAATTGGTTAAAGCTAAGTTAAAAGGGGCAGCCAAGGTGTGGTGGTTGAACGTTGAGGAGCAACAATACCGACTTCAACAGCCAGCAATTACTGATTGGGAGATTATGAAGGCACGCTTGAGTAAGAAATATCTGCCAAAAAATTACAGAGCACTTAAGTTCCGTGAACTCTTGAATCTACGCCAGGATCGTTCTTCGGTAGACGAATATGCACACCGTTTCCATGATCTTAGTGTGCGCAGTGGCGTGACAGAAGATGAAGAGCAAACTGTTACTCGTTTCATCAACGGGCTTAATGAGGAAATTAAGAAGCACATGTTATCTATGCAGTTATCCCTAACCAGCTTGGAAGAGGCCCACCAACTCGCTAAAGAAATTGAGACTCAGATGAAACTCTCTACATCGCGACCGAGACCCACTTCATTTGAACCCAAGCCTACTGATGTGCGGGGTTTGCGTAACAAGCCTGAATCTTCCAACATGGTCCCTGGGCGTCACAACCATTCAGGCAAGGCCGTAGATAAGCCTTCCGAAGGTACCGGACCGAGGTGTTATAAGTGCAATGGGAGAGGGCATTATGCAGTTTTGTGTCCTACCAAAAACCAGAAGGTTGCCTTGGTCTGCGGTAATGATTTACCCGATCTAACCCCTGACATGACAGAGGAGACCCCCCTCCAGGATCCAGCTTATGAAGAGGAGGAGTTAGAAGCATCTACATTGCCCAATTGTGTCATTAGGAGGATTCTCACGGGCCAAGCACGAACCGCCAATTCAGATGAGCACTGGCTGCGCACAAGTATTTTTCATACTCGGGTTGAATTTGGTACAGGAGCTCTAGATGTCATTATTGATAGTGGGAGTGGAATGAATGTGGTGGCTGAAGATCTTGTGAACCGGATGAGACTTAAAACGACTAAGCATCCGATGCCCTATCGTGTTAGTTGGGTGAATGATACGTCGATACCCGTCAAGCTCCAATGtttactctctttttctctGGGTCGGTATAAAGATTCAGTGTGCTGTGATGTTCTCCCGATGACAGCTTGTCAACTTCTCCTTGGCCGCCCTTGGCTCTATGATCACGATGTATCATACCAAGGGAGAGCTAACACGTATTCCTTCATTGATAAGGGACGCCGCATCACTCTCAAACCTATGAGACCAGATAGCCTTAAAATTCCCAGCAATCCTATCTCATGTCCTCCTAAAGAGCCTTGTCCTACTAAACCACAAGTCCTTACTATGACCCAATTTGATGAAGCATGTCAAGAAACTCAGTTGTGCCTCTTTGTGTTGGTCCAACCAGCCCAATCCAAAAACACCATTGACTTACCCCTGGACCCAGAACTATCCCAGCTTCTAAAAGAGCACGCTCACATTATGCCCGAGGACCTACCTGATCACCTACCTCCCATGCGTTCTATCCAACATGCCATTGACCTTATCCCTGGATCCAGCTTACCCAACCTTCCCTCATACAGGATGAATCCTAAGGAACATGATGAATTACGACGGCAAGTGGAAGGTCTCCTGTCCAAAGGTTTTATTAGGGAAAGTACCAGCCCTTGTGCCGTGCCCGCGCTCCTCACTCCCAAGAAAGATGGCACGTGGCGCATGTGTGTGGATAGTCGGGCAATCAACAAGCTCACTATCAAATATCGGTTTCCTATTCCTCGTATTGATGATCTCACGGACCAGCTATGTGGCGCACAAGTGTTTTCCAAGATTGACCTTAAAAGTGGCTATCATCAAGTCCGAATTCGACCCGGGGATGAGTGGAAAACCGCGTTTAAAACCCGGGATGGCCTATATGAGTGGCTTGTTATGCCGTTTGGGCTTTCCAACGCCCCAAGCACCTTTATGCGGTTGATGACTCACGCTTTCCGTCCGCATATTGGGAAGTTCGTTGTTATTTATTTCGATGATATTCTTGTATTTAGCAAGTCCCCTTCTGATCATATTTCCCTCCTGCGGgtagtttttcaagttttgcaggCTGAACAACTTTTTGTCAATCGACAAAAGTGTCTATTCCTTCAGTCACAAGTCACTTTCTTGGGGTTTGTTATTTCAGATCGGGGTATTGAAGCAGATCCAGATAAAATCCGGGCAATTGTGGAGTGGCCTACCCCTACCAGTACACATGACGTCCGCAGTTTTCATGGGTTGGCCACCTTTTATAGGAGGTTTATTCGTGGATTCAGTGCGATAGTGGCACCTCTCACTGAGTGCCTCAAGCTGTCTACATTTCAGTGGTCTGATGCTACCAATACAGCCTTTTTGGACATCAAGACTCTCATGACTCACACACCGATCCTTCGGATGCCCAACTTTGAGCTGGTTTTTGAAATCTGTTGTGATGCCTCTCACATTGGTATTGGTGGAGTTCTTAGCCAGGAAGGGCACCCAATTGCCTTCTTCAGTGAGAAGCTGAATGAGTGCCGCAAGCGCTATTCGACTTATGATATTGAACTTTATGCTTTAGTCCAGACAGTCAAACATTGGAAGCATTACTTGGTGTATCGAGAATTCATCCTCTTCACCGACCATGATTCGCTGAGACATCTACAGTCACAACAGAAATTGAATGCACGCCATGCTCGGTGGTTCAACTTTTTGCAACAATTCAATTTTGTGATTAAACATAAAGCAGGAAAAGACAATCGCGTCGCCGATGCTCTCAGCCGACGTAATCACCTCCTGGTCGCTTTTGAGGCCACAATCACTGGTTTTGAACAGTTTCCTCACCAGTACGCTACGGATGTTGATTTTGCAGAAGTCTGGATGTCTATAACAAGCGGTGATCAATCCACAGTTGGCAACTATATTATTCAGAATGGCTTCTTGTTTCGTGATTTACGTTTGTGTGTTCCCTCGGGATCCATTCGTGAATTTTTGATTCTTGAACTTCATGAGGGGGGATTAGCCGGTCATTTTGGCATCGACAAAACCCTGTCCTTGGTCGAAGATAGGTTCTTTTGGCCTCACCTACGACGGGACGTCACTAAAGTGGTGAAACAGTGTCGAGTTTGTCAAATAAACAAAGGTGGCAAGCATAATACTGGTCTTTACAATCCTCTCCCCGTCCCCGACCACCCATGGGAACACTTAAGTCTTGATTTTATATTGGGGTTACCCAAGACAGCGGCTGGTCATGATTCTGTTATGGTGGTTGTTGACAGATTTTCCAAGATGGCCCACTTCGTCGCGTGTAGTCGCACACATGATGCCTCTCGTATTGCCTCCCTATTCTTACGTGATGTTGTGCGTCTCCACGGTCTTCCTCTCAGTTTAGTGTCGGATAGAGATAGGAAATTTGTGAGCTATTTTTGGAAGACATTATGGATCAAGTTGGGTACGAAACTCAAGTATTCTAGCGCCTTTCATCCCCAAACAGACGGTCAAACCGAGGTGGTGAATCGCAGTTTGGGTAATCTTCTACGCTGTTTGGTTAATGGGCAGGGTAGCTCATGGGATGTTGTTCTCCCTATTGCTGAATTTGCTTTCAACAGTTCTCGCAATCGCACTATTGGTTGTTCTCCTTTTGAGGCTGCTTATGGCATCCAACCAAAGGCCCCCATAGATCTGCATGAATTACCTAGTAAACTTCGACCAAGTGAACTAGCTCTGGAACTGGCAGATCACCTTCGGTCTGTACACGCTGACATCAAGCGGCGAATCATTCTCAGTAATGATAGTTATAAACAGCAAGCTGATGCCCACCGTCGCCATGTCGAGTTTCAAGAAGGGGATTGGGTCCTTATTCGACTTCGCGCGGAACGTTTTCCTCAGGGTACGTATCATAAACTTCATGCCCGTAAAGCCGGTCCTTACCAAATCAAGCAACGGCTGGGTCCCAATGCTTATCTTGTGGAATTACCTGGCACCTTGAAGATTAGTCCCATCTTCAATGTCGAAGACCTTACTTTGTCCAGTCCTCCAGTTGATGACAGTTTGCCCACACCCTATCTTCCTTCTGCCTCCCCAGCTGAGGATGCACCAGCTAGCATTCTGGATCACCAGTTCGTCTCGACGCGACGTGGTGGTTATGATAAGTTCCTCGTTGCGTGGCATGATAAACCTTTCTCTGAAGCCGTGTGGATGACAGCCACCCAAATCCAGTCAACCTATCCCGGCCTCCTGGAGCGCTATGTAAACCAGTCATCACCAGAGTTGATTCCTTCAAGTGGGGAGGGAATTGGTGCAA AGAGTGATTCTCAGTGTTTCCTTGTTCTATTGAGGTTTACGACCCTGTTGATTGTAATCCTTGTGTACTGGATAATTTCTATAACGTGCTATCAGGGAAACGAAGCTTTAGTTCCTGTTCTT GAATTTGGCCGTGATAATAGTTTAGTAGTCGGTGACGTCTGTGTCTTTGAGTTGATAAAGAGGTCTGAAATCAAATTGAAAGTGCATATTTTTCGAGTTGATCAAGATAAACATATCCACCCATCACAAG GCCATGGGAGTAGATGCAACAGAGTTGAGCACAAAAGAAACTCCGAGAATAATATTTTATCTGAATGTGCTCGCAAGAAGCAATGTTGCCAATCCAGATTCTGTGATCAATTGGCAAGCAACAAGGATGGTGGAGGACTTTTAAACAACAAGGAGAAGTCTGCATAC ATTTGCAATCATGTACTTGTTGATGGGACTTCACCCATTTGGAAGTTTACTGATGATGTGGGTTTATGGAGGCCAAGTAAAGAAAAAGTTGcttatttcaaaaagaaaaacacatttcAAGCTTCGAGGACTGGATTTGATAAGCTATATTCTCTGTTCACTAGGTCATCATGA